A section of the Serratia liquefaciens ATCC 27592 genome encodes:
- a CDS encoding TetR/AcrR family transcriptional regulator encodes MGNRDKIVEAALHSFTHKGFHQTSMRDIALAAGVSVGNLYNHFAGKEALIDEIAFLEHRVFADFATPLLAEHERPKQALSDFISAYYDFVSSPGNVQLSAEIVAEVARNPVLAEKFSVNQQQLVAALKQAVVLAQQSGDIEASLNPHELAQLILDVVESQAWRQTIFPSREPTRVPPNQLLEQLIFGR; translated from the coding sequence ATGGGTAATCGCGACAAAATCGTTGAAGCTGCGTTGCATAGCTTTACTCACAAAGGGTTCCACCAGACCAGTATGCGGGATATTGCGCTTGCGGCTGGGGTCAGCGTGGGAAACCTTTACAACCACTTTGCCGGTAAGGAAGCGCTGATCGACGAAATTGCGTTTTTGGAGCATCGGGTTTTTGCCGATTTTGCTACCCCGTTGCTCGCTGAGCATGAGCGACCTAAGCAGGCGTTATCCGATTTTATCAGCGCCTATTATGATTTCGTCTCGTCCCCGGGCAATGTACAACTGTCGGCGGAAATAGTGGCTGAAGTCGCGCGAAATCCAGTACTGGCTGAGAAATTCAGCGTCAATCAGCAACAACTGGTGGCGGCGTTAAAGCAAGCTGTGGTACTAGCCCAGCAAAGTGGCGACATCGAAGCGTCGTTAAACCCTCACGAACTTGCTCAATTAATCCTGGATGTTGTTGAAAGCCAAGCCTGGCGGCAGACGATTTTCCCGTCCCGGGAACCGACAAGGGTACCGCCAAACCAACTGCTGGAGCAGTTGATCTTTGGCCGGTAA